The following are encoded in a window of Fluviibacter phosphoraccumulans genomic DNA:
- a CDS encoding nucleotidyltransferase family protein has product MKPSVALQTHRALIRSVVERYRARNPRVFGSVLHGDDEEGSDLDLLIDPIKGTSLMDVAGIQVELERLLGIPVDVLTPKALPEKFRQRVLDEAVPV; this is encoded by the coding sequence ATGAAACCGTCAGTCGCCCTGCAAACCCACCGCGCACTCATTCGCAGCGTGGTTGAGCGATATCGTGCGCGAAATCCGCGTGTATTTGGTTCGGTGCTGCATGGAGACGATGAAGAAGGTAGTGATCTCGACCTCCTCATTGATCCGATCAAAGGCACCTCGCTAATGGATGTGGCTGGTATCCAGGTGGAGCTGGAAAGACTGCTGGGTATTCCCGTGGATGTCCTTACGCCCAAAGCGCTGCCTGAAAAATTCCGTCAGCGGGTGCTGGATGAAGCTGTGCCTGTATGA
- a CDS encoding DUF86 domain-containing protein, which translates to MKKSLRCSDYLGHIVQAMERIQRYTANVTEQIFLSDELVQDAVVRNIEIIGEAAKNIQRIDPGFASKHEEIPWQVMYAMRNRLSHGYDTIDYEVVWNLIQEDLPNLYQLTKGVLK; encoded by the coding sequence ATGAAAAAATCACTTCGTTGCTCTGATTATCTAGGGCACATTGTCCAGGCGATGGAGCGTATTCAGCGGTATACAGCCAATGTTACCGAGCAGATTTTTCTCAGCGATGAGTTGGTTCAGGATGCTGTTGTTAGAAACATTGAGATCATTGGCGAGGCAGCAAAGAATATTCAGCGGATTGATCCTGGCTTTGCCAGTAAGCACGAAGAGATTCCTTGGCAAGTTATGTATGCCATGCGGAATCGTCTATCCCATGGTTATGACACGATTGACTATGAAGTCGTTTGGAACTTGATCCAGGAAGATCTGCCAAACCTTTATCAGCTGACAAAGGGAGTGCTGAAATGA
- a CDS encoding SAM-dependent methyltransferase yields MGMKLDSVVPWGRSYEEYVRMFSLSEEDIRRPILGCGDGPASFNSSLTKLGGQVVSCDPIYQFTAQEIKSRIDETYESVIAQMRLNEQGYLWNTIKSIEALGELRMRSMNLFLEDYDAGKADARYLALEFPKKLPFRDNQFELALASHFLLLYSQHLSYDFHLKSINEVMRVAKELRIFPVLTLDGKRSPFLEKLIDYFNGRGFFAELVKVNYEFQIGGNEMLVIRQ; encoded by the coding sequence ATGGGTATGAAGCTAGACTCGGTCGTGCCATGGGGACGATCTTACGAAGAGTATGTCAGGATGTTTTCTCTGTCCGAAGAGGACATTCGTAGACCCATTTTAGGTTGCGGGGATGGGCCAGCCTCCTTTAATTCCTCGTTGACTAAACTAGGCGGCCAGGTTGTCTCATGCGATCCTATCTACCAGTTCACTGCTCAGGAAATCAAAAGTCGAATTGATGAAACCTATGAATCTGTTATTGCCCAGATGAGGCTTAATGAACAGGGATATCTATGGAATACCATCAAGTCAATTGAAGCGCTGGGCGAGCTTCGCATGCGATCGATGAACCTGTTTTTAGAGGACTACGATGCGGGCAAGGCGGATGCGCGTTACCTTGCTCTAGAGTTCCCCAAGAAACTCCCTTTTAGAGACAACCAATTTGAGCTGGCTCTAGCTTCACATTTTCTGCTTCTATACAGCCAACATCTATCCTACGACTTTCACCTTAAGTCTATTAATGAGGTGATGAGGGTTGCAAAAGAATTGAGAATATTCCCAGTGCTAACCTTAGATGGTAAGCGCTCCCCGTTTCTTGAAAAACTGATTGATTATTTTAATGGCAGGGGTTTTTTTGCGGAACTGGTGAAGGTTAACTACGAGTTCCAGATTGGTGGGAATGAGATGCTAGTGATTCGGCAGTAA
- the gatB gene encoding Asp-tRNA(Asn)/Glu-tRNA(Gln) amidotransferase subunit GatB, with translation MTWEVVIGIETHAQLATQSKIFSGASTAFGAEPNVQTSLIDLAMPGVLPVVNREAVGCAIRFGLAVGAKIDQHSIFARKNYFYPDLPKGYQISQFENPVVVGGQIVLQIGQGDDLVEKVVNLTRAHMEEDAGKSLHEDFQGHTGVDLNRAGTPLLEIVTEPEMRSSTEAVAYARALHSLVRWIGICDGNMQEGSFRCDANVSVRKPGQPFGTRREIKNLNSFRFMQQAIDYEVQWQINELEEGRAIQQATVLFDPDTGETRAMRSKEDAQDYRYFPDPDLLPIVISDEWIDRVRGEMPELPQAMRERFQALGLSAYDAAAVTASLEIARYYEGTLKVAGNAQAKVAANWIMGDFSARLNREGLDIDAAPVTPEQLGGLIARIADQTISNAIGKKVFDALWQGQGQSADEIIEAQGLKQITDTGAIEALVDEVLAANPGNVAEFKAGKEKALNALVGQIMKAAKGKANPQQVNDLLKKKLS, from the coding sequence ATGACCTGGGAAGTTGTTATCGGCATCGAAACGCATGCCCAACTCGCCACCCAATCGAAAATCTTTTCGGGGGCCTCCACTGCCTTTGGCGCCGAGCCGAATGTGCAAACCAGCCTGATCGACCTGGCCATGCCGGGCGTGCTACCGGTGGTTAATCGCGAAGCCGTGGGCTGCGCTATCCGGTTCGGTTTGGCCGTGGGTGCCAAAATCGACCAGCACTCCATCTTTGCCCGCAAAAACTATTTCTATCCGGATCTGCCTAAGGGCTACCAGATCAGCCAATTTGAAAACCCCGTGGTTGTAGGCGGCCAGATCGTGCTGCAAATCGGCCAGGGTGATGATCTTGTTGAAAAGGTTGTGAACCTGACGCGCGCCCACATGGAAGAAGATGCCGGCAAATCCCTGCATGAAGACTTCCAAGGCCACACCGGCGTTGATCTTAATCGTGCCGGCACACCGCTGCTCGAAATCGTGACCGAACCAGAAATGCGATCATCGACCGAAGCCGTGGCCTACGCCCGCGCCCTGCATAGCCTCGTGCGCTGGATCGGCATCTGCGATGGCAACATGCAGGAAGGCTCCTTCCGCTGCGATGCCAACGTCTCCGTGCGCAAACCCGGCCAGCCTTTCGGCACGCGCCGCGAGATCAAGAATCTGAACTCCTTCCGCTTCATGCAACAAGCCATCGACTATGAAGTGCAATGGCAGATCAACGAACTGGAAGAAGGCCGCGCCATTCAGCAGGCCACCGTGCTGTTCGATCCGGACACCGGTGAAACACGCGCCATGCGGAGCAAAGAAGACGCGCAGGATTACCGGTACTTTCCGGACCCGGATCTACTGCCGATAGTCATTAGTGACGAATGGATCGATCGCGTGCGCGGCGAAATGCCGGAGCTACCGCAAGCCATGCGCGAACGCTTTCAGGCGCTCGGCCTCTCGGCCTACGACGCCGCTGCCGTTACCGCATCACTGGAAATTGCCCGCTATTACGAAGGCACCCTCAAGGTGGCTGGCAACGCGCAAGCCAAAGTCGCTGCCAACTGGATCATGGGTGACTTCTCGGCACGCCTCAATCGCGAAGGCCTGGACATCGACGCCGCACCGGTAACGCCAGAACAGCTGGGCGGTCTCATCGCCCGCATTGCGGATCAGACCATCTCCAACGCTATCGGCAAAAAAGTATTCGATGCGCTGTGGCAGGGCCAAGGCCAGAGCGCCGACGAAATCATCGAAGCGCAAGGCCTCAAGCAGATCACCGACACAGGTGCCATTGAAGCTTTGGTCGATGAAGTGCTCGCCGCCAATCCGGGCAATGTGGCCGAATTCAAAGCCGGTAAAGAAAAAGCACTGAACGCACTGGTTGGCCAGATCATGAAGGCCGCCAAGGGCAAAGCCAATCCACAGCAGGTGAATGATCTGCTGAAGAAGAAGCTCAGCTGA
- the gatA gene encoding Asp-tRNA(Asn)/Glu-tRNA(Gln) amidotransferase subunit GatA yields the protein MINASLKELASALDSKKISSLELTELFLGRIAQHNPLINAFVTLDAEKSRAAAKAADAVRAAGNAGPLTGVPIAHKDIFCQDGWRTTCGSRMLENFIAPYNATVVERCNQAGLVPLGKVNMDEFAMGSSNETSYYGPVRNPWDTDRVPGGSSGGSAAAVAARLAPAATGTDTGGSIRQPAALCGLTGLKPSYGTVSRWGMIAFASSLDQAGPMAPSAEDCGLLLNAFAGFDAKDSTSLERDNEDYTRSLDQPLKGLRIGLPKEFFGTDGDAATMAAIEAALAEYRKLGAETIEVSLPSISQSVSAYYVIAPAEASSNLSRFDGVRYGYRAPDYTDLNDMYAKSRAQGFGEEVKRRILIGTYVLSHGYYDAYYLQAQRIRRLIANDFDAAFKQCDVIASPTTPGTAFKFGEKSGDPVQMYLSDIYTIGVNLAGIPALSHPCGEINGLPTGMQLIGPYFSEHRLLNVTHQYQQVTDWHRRMPTAFA from the coding sequence ATGATTAACGCCAGCCTTAAAGAGCTCGCCAGCGCACTGGACAGCAAAAAAATCTCTAGCCTGGAACTCACCGAGCTGTTCCTCGGCCGTATCGCCCAGCACAACCCGCTGATCAACGCCTTTGTGACCCTTGATGCAGAAAAGTCCCGTGCTGCCGCCAAAGCGGCCGATGCCGTCCGTGCCGCTGGCAATGCCGGTCCGCTCACCGGTGTGCCCATCGCCCATAAAGACATTTTCTGTCAGGACGGCTGGCGCACCACCTGCGGCTCGCGCATGCTGGAAAACTTCATCGCACCGTACAACGCCACCGTCGTTGAGCGCTGCAACCAAGCCGGCCTGGTACCGCTGGGCAAGGTCAACATGGATGAGTTCGCCATGGGCTCGTCGAATGAAACCTCTTATTACGGCCCGGTGCGCAACCCCTGGGATACCGACCGTGTTCCCGGCGGCTCTTCCGGTGGTTCCGCCGCAGCGGTAGCCGCACGTCTGGCACCTGCCGCTACCGGCACCGACACCGGCGGCTCCATTCGCCAACCGGCCGCATTGTGTGGCCTGACTGGTCTGAAACCTTCTTACGGCACCGTATCGCGCTGGGGCATGATCGCCTTTGCTTCGTCACTCGACCAAGCCGGCCCGATGGCCCCTTCGGCCGAAGACTGTGGCCTGCTGCTCAATGCCTTTGCCGGTTTTGATGCTAAAGACTCCACCAGCCTGGAACGCGACAACGAGGATTACACCCGCTCGCTGGATCAGCCACTCAAGGGTCTACGCATCGGTTTACCTAAAGAATTCTTCGGCACTGACGGCGACGCCGCCACCATGGCCGCTATCGAAGCCGCGCTGGCTGAATACCGCAAACTCGGCGCCGAAACCATTGAGGTCTCGCTGCCTTCGATTAGCCAATCGGTATCCGCTTATTACGTGATCGCCCCGGCCGAAGCCAGTTCCAACCTGTCGCGTTTTGACGGCGTGCGTTACGGCTATCGCGCACCGGACTACACCGACCTCAACGACATGTACGCCAAATCGCGTGCGCAGGGTTTTGGTGAAGAAGTCAAACGCCGCATCCTCATAGGCACCTATGTGCTGTCGCACGGCTACTACGATGCCTACTATCTGCAGGCACAGCGGATTCGCCGTCTGATCGCCAATGATTTCGACGCGGCTTTCAAACAGTGTGACGTGATCGCCAGCCCAACGACACCAGGCACGGCCTTCAAGTTTGGCGAAAAGTCAGGTGACCCTGTGCAGATGTACCTGTCGGACATCTACACCATCGGCGTTAACCTGGCCGGTATCCCGGCACTGTCGCATCCGTGCGGCGAGATCAACGGTCTGCCCACCGGCATGCAACTGATCGGCCCGTACTTCAGCGAGCATCGTCTGCTCAACGTCACGCACCAATATCAGCAAGTCACCGATTGGCATCGTCGCATGCCAACGGCCTTCGCCTGA
- the gatC gene encoding Asp-tRNA(Asn)/Glu-tRNA(Gln) amidotransferase subunit GatC: MAFTPEDVQRLAKLARIELGSEQISATLGHLDNIFGMIADMRQVNTEGIAPMAHACDVAQRLRIDAVTEGSVAQRDRCLALAPEAEAGLFLVPKVIE, from the coding sequence ATGGCTTTTACCCCTGAAGACGTACAAAGACTGGCGAAATTAGCCAGAATCGAGCTCGGCTCTGAGCAGATTTCGGCCACCCTGGGTCATCTGGACAATATATTCGGCATGATTGCCGACATGCGCCAGGTGAATACCGAGGGTATCGCCCCCATGGCCCACGCCTGCGATGTGGCCCAGCGCCTGCGTATCGACGCCGTGACCGAAGGCAGCGTTGCCCAACGCGACCGCTGCCTGGCCCTGGCGCCCGAAGCCGAAGCCGGCCTCTTCCTCGTGCCGAAGGTGATCGAATGA